A genomic region of Candidatus Binatia bacterium contains the following coding sequences:
- the ltrA gene encoding group II intron reverse transcriptase/maturase, whose protein sequence is MGGAKPFDIPKKEVWEAFKKVRANDGAAGVDGVSIAEFEADLTGNLYKLWNRLSSGSYFPPPVRRVDIPKPDGGTRPLGVPTVADRVAQEVVRRRLEPLVEPRFHPDSYGYRPGRSALDAVAAARQRCWRFDWVLDLDIKGFFDSIPHDLLLKAVRHHTDCRWTLLYIERWLTAPVQMEDGSLHPRGCGTPQGGVISPVLANLFLHYAFDMWMRRVFPAIPFERYADDVICHCRTQAEAERLKAALDARLAACGLALHPEKTRVVYCRDTDRPGDHPVHKFTFLGYEFRPRLVRWRAGQYRVGFTPAVGPKALKAIRTEVRRWRLHRRTDKELADLARMFNPIIRGWILYYGKFHRSALYPALRHIDLYLGRWACKKLKRHRGHQRRAHRWLAREAQARPRLFAHWSFLRGSGWATRAV, encoded by the coding sequence GTGGGTGGGGCGAAGCCGTTCGACATTCCCAAGAAGGAGGTCTGGGAAGCCTTCAAGAAGGTGAGGGCGAACGACGGTGCGGCCGGGGTCGACGGCGTGTCGATCGCGGAGTTCGAGGCTGACCTGACGGGCAACCTCTACAAGCTCTGGAACCGGCTGTCGTCGGGCAGCTACTTTCCTCCCCCGGTCCGCCGGGTCGACATCCCCAAGCCCGACGGCGGCACGCGCCCGCTCGGCGTCCCGACGGTCGCGGACCGCGTGGCTCAGGAGGTCGTCCGGCGCCGCCTGGAGCCGCTGGTGGAACCCCGGTTCCACCCGGACTCCTACGGCTACCGACCGGGCCGCTCGGCGCTCGACGCCGTCGCGGCGGCACGCCAGCGGTGCTGGCGATTCGATTGGGTCCTCGATCTCGACATCAAGGGCTTCTTCGACAGTATCCCGCACGACCTTCTCCTGAAGGCGGTGCGGCATCATACTGATTGCCGCTGGACACTCTTGTACATCGAGAGATGGCTGACAGCACCGGTGCAGATGGAGGACGGTAGTCTTCATCCGCGGGGGTGCGGGACACCGCAAGGCGGGGTGATCAGCCCCGTCCTCGCGAACCTGTTCTTGCATTATGCTTTCGACATGTGGATGCGTCGGGTCTTCCCTGCCATCCCGTTCGAGCGCTACGCGGATGACGTCATCTGCCACTGCCGCACCCAGGCGGAAGCCGAGCGGCTCAAGGCGGCGCTCGACGCGCGCCTGGCCGCGTGCGGTCTGGCCCTGCACCCGGAGAAGACGAGGGTCGTCTACTGCCGGGACACCGACCGCCCCGGCGACCACCCGGTCCACAAGTTCACCTTCCTCGGCTACGAGTTCCGTCCGAGGCTGGTGCGCTGGCGGGCCGGCCAGTACCGGGTCGGCTTCACGCCCGCCGTCGGTCCGAAGGCGCTGAAGGCCATCCGCACGGAAGTGCGGCGCTGGCGGCTGCACCGGCGGACCGACAAGGAGCTCGCCGATCTGGCGCGGATGTTCAACCCGATCATCCGGGGCTGGATCCTCTACTACGGCAAGTTCCACCGCTCCGCCCTGTATCCCGCCCTCCGGCACATCGACCTCTACCTGGGACGATGGGCCTGCAAGAAGTTGAAGCGACACCGCGGACACCAGCGGCGCGCCCACCGGTGGCTGGCCCGAGAGGCTCAGGCCCGGCCACGGCTGTTCGCGCACTGGTCCTTCCTCCGCGGGTCGGGCTGGGCGACAAGAGCCGTATGA